ATCATCGCGCCCCGGTTGATCGCCGACGCCTTGATCTGGTTCGGCGCCTCGAAGTGCGGATCGAGGCGGCGGTAGGCGTTGACACTCGAGTTGAGGATCAGGCAGACGTCATTCGCGCTCGCGAGGATCCGGTCCACGAAGCTCCACCCGAGCGCCGAGAGATGATCCTCGCCGTTCGGATCCCAGAACAGATTGCAGCCGTCGCGTGTCAACGACAGATTGGTGTGCATGCCGCTGCCGTTGACGCTGGTCACGGGCTTGGGCAGGAAACACGCGGTCATGTCCATCTGCTGCGCAACCTGGCGGCAGATGAGCTTGTAGAGCTGCACCTGGTCGGCCGCGACGCAGGCTTCTGTATAGGAGTAGTTCATCTCGAACTGCGACGGGGCGACCTCGGGGTGGTCCTTCTCGTTCGCAAACCCGAGCGCACGCTGCACCTCGGCCGACATGTCGATGAAGCGCCGCAACCCATCTCCCGGGAGCGAGTGGTAGTAGCCGCCGGTCGAGAGGAACTCGAACTGGCCGGTCGCGGGAAACTGCCGCTCCGCATCGCGGCCCTTGAACAGAAAGCCTTCGATCTCGTTCGACACGTGCGCCACGGTGCCGTCCCGCGCGAAAAGCGTCTTGGTGTAGCTCCTGAGCCGCGTGCGCATATCCGCCGGATACGGCGCACCGTCCCGTTCTTCGACGAGCCCGAACACCAGAACCTTGCCGGGACCGAAGATGTCGGCCGGCAGCCAGTAGAAGGCGCTCCAATCCACCGCCAGCCTGAGGTCCGACTCCGCCTGCTGTGAGAACCCACGGATCGACGACCCGTCGAACGTCAGGTTGTCCGACGCCCCGAGCAGGAACTTCTTGTCGTAGTCGAGCATGTGGAAGCGGCCTTCGAGGTCGGTGAAACACACGGTCACCGCCTTGATGCGCTTCTCGTCCGCCAGGTACTTCTGCCGCTCCTCACGGATCTGGTCCACCGGC
This window of the Vicinamibacterales bacterium genome carries:
- a CDS encoding glutamine synthetase family protein; its protein translation is MDKTPLRDFLEIPYDKLEEMNLVAKRQRLAGAPVDQIREERQKYLADEKRIKAVTVCFTDLEGRFHMLDYDKKFLLGASDNLTFDGSSIRGFSQQAESDLRLAVDWSAFYWLPADIFGPGKVLVFGLVEERDGAPYPADMRTRLRSYTKTLFARDGTVAHVSNEIEGFLFKGRDAERQFPATGQFEFLSTGGYYHSLPGDGLRRFIDMSAEVQRALGFANEKDHPEVAPSQFEMNYSYTEACVAADQVQLYKLICRQVAQQMDMTACFLPKPVTSVNGSGMHTNLSLTRDGCNLFWDPNGEDHLSALGWSFVDRILASANDVCLILNSSVNAYRRLDPHFEAPNQIKASAINRGAMIRIPLANEKSARIEVRSMAPDANPYLAIYSLLRAGLEAPLPEDAETEIRRSRTRFLPDNIYDAIRLFKGSRLAMELLGEGVHSKFAEVKQLQADRCPKALGALIKTSEVQFHHEVTNQYLWNIF